From one Amycolatopsis sp. FDAARGOS 1241 genomic stretch:
- the treZ gene encoding malto-oligosyltrehalose trehalohydrolase, whose product MMFTVWAPAAERVRVRVDGADHEMTPAAGGWWRAEASGTDYAFLLGDDAKPLPDPRSLRQPAGVHGASRVYDHSAFEWTDGAWTGRQLPGGVVYELHVGTFTEGGTFDSAIERLGHLADLGVTHVELLPVNSFDGTAGWGYDGVLWGAVHEPYGGPDGLKRFVDACHARGLAVVLDVVYNHLGPSGAYLDRFGPYFAGRTDWGAGLNLDGPGSDEVRRYVLDNALGWLRDFHVDALRLDAVHALVDKRAVHLLEELATEVDRLSAALLRPLTLIAESDQNDPRLVTRRDGGGYGLGAQWSDDLHHALHVRITGETTGYYTDFAAPGALAKTLREVFFHAGTFSSFRERTHGRPVDTRTTPGHRFLAYLQNHDQIGNRATGDRLSATVAPGLIACAAAVVFCSPYTPMIFMGEEWGASTPWQFFASFPDAELAEAVRTGRRREFGRHGWGEADVPDPMDPATVERSKLDWAEPGKAGHREVLELYRTLIRLRRERPELTDPDLAGFEVRAAPDDSWLVLHRGCLRLVCNFGATDAVVPLAGTPGEVLASWGAPEFDDARGTARLPSASFALVASS is encoded by the coding sequence CTGATGTTCACCGTGTGGGCACCGGCAGCCGAGCGCGTGCGGGTCCGCGTCGACGGCGCCGACCACGAAATGACCCCGGCCGCCGGCGGGTGGTGGCGCGCCGAGGCCTCCGGTACCGATTACGCCTTCCTGCTCGGCGACGACGCCAAGCCATTGCCGGACCCGCGCTCGCTGCGCCAGCCCGCCGGCGTGCACGGGGCTTCGCGCGTGTACGACCACTCGGCGTTCGAGTGGACCGACGGTGCCTGGACCGGCCGGCAGCTGCCCGGCGGCGTCGTGTACGAGCTGCACGTGGGCACGTTCACCGAGGGCGGCACGTTCGACTCGGCCATCGAGCGGCTCGGTCACCTCGCCGACCTCGGCGTCACCCACGTCGAGCTGCTGCCGGTGAACTCCTTCGACGGCACCGCGGGCTGGGGCTACGACGGCGTGTTGTGGGGCGCGGTGCACGAGCCCTACGGCGGGCCCGACGGGCTCAAGCGGTTTGTCGACGCCTGCCACGCGCGTGGTCTGGCGGTGGTGCTGGACGTGGTCTACAACCACCTCGGCCCGTCGGGGGCGTACCTCGACCGCTTCGGGCCGTACTTCGCCGGGCGCACCGACTGGGGCGCCGGGCTGAACCTCGACGGCCCGGGGTCGGACGAGGTGCGCCGGTACGTGCTCGACAACGCACTGGGCTGGCTGCGTGACTTCCACGTCGACGCGCTACGGCTCGACGCGGTCCACGCGCTCGTGGACAAGCGCGCCGTGCACCTGCTGGAGGAGCTGGCCACCGAGGTCGACCGGCTGTCCGCGGCACTGCTGCGCCCGCTCACGCTCATCGCCGAATCGGACCAGAACGACCCGCGGCTCGTCACGCGGCGCGACGGCGGGGGCTACGGCCTGGGCGCGCAGTGGTCCGACGACCTGCACCACGCCCTGCACGTGCGCATCACCGGCGAAACCACCGGCTACTACACGGACTTCGCCGCGCCGGGCGCGCTAGCGAAGACGCTGCGCGAGGTCTTCTTCCACGCCGGCACTTTCTCCTCGTTCCGCGAGCGCACGCACGGGCGGCCTGTGGACACCCGCACGACGCCGGGGCACCGGTTCCTGGCGTACCTGCAGAACCACGACCAGATCGGCAACCGCGCCACCGGCGACCGGCTCTCGGCCACGGTCGCGCCGGGGCTGATCGCGTGCGCCGCGGCGGTGGTCTTCTGCTCGCCGTACACGCCGATGATCTTCATGGGTGAGGAGTGGGGCGCGAGCACGCCGTGGCAGTTCTTCGCGTCGTTCCCGGACGCCGAGCTGGCCGAGGCCGTGCGCACCGGCCGGCGCCGCGAGTTCGGCCGCCACGGCTGGGGTGAGGCGGACGTGCCGGATCCGATGGACCCGGCGACCGTCGAACGGTCCAAGCTCGACTGGGCCGAACCGGGGAAGGCCGGCCACCGGGAGGTGCTGGAGCTCTACCGCACGCTGATCCGGCTGCGCCGCGAACGGCCGGAGCTGACCGACCCGGACCTCGCCGGGTTCGAGGTGCGCGCGGCGCCGGACGACTCGTGGCTCGTGCTGCACCGCGGCTGCCTGCGGCTGGTTTGCAACTTCGGCGCGACGGACGCGGTCGTCCCATTGGCTGGGACGCCGGGGGAGGTGCTGGCTTCGTGGGGTGCCCCGGAGTTCGACGACGCGCGCGGGACCGCGCGGCTTCCGTCGGCTTCGTTCGCGCTGGTGGCCAGCTCGTGA
- the treY gene encoding malto-oligosyltrehalose synthase, with protein sequence MSAPSSTYRVQLRPEFTFTDAAGIVDYLRTLGVGALYASPVLDATPGSAHGYDVVDPTRARPELGGEQERRVLVARLKDAGLSLVVDIVPNHMSVEVPKVNRWWWDVLRHGQASEHAGFFDIDWSRGKVLLPVLGDDDAVAELKIEGSGEAAELAYYDHRFPIAPGTAEGTPQEVHARQNYELVGWRRGNAELNYRRFFDITNLAAVTVEKAEVFAETHGEVLRWVADGDVAGLRVDHPDGLADPGGYLRRLREGAPGAWLVVEKILQPGEALPQSWPVDGTTGYDALREITGVFVDPAAEPVFTRLADELGVRTDYLAVEEEARRLVTDRILVAEVRRIAALVEGIDTEAARAAVAEVMIAFGVYRSYLPEGAAEWARALERAGARRPDLAEAFTALDAQVRADPHGELATRLQQTSGMVVAKGTEDTTFYRFTRFAALNEVGGDPESFGLAPARFHRLAEGRAAGRPATMTTLTTHDTKRSEDTRARQAALSELAGEFADAVRRWTARAGLDEPSLNLLAWQTLVGAWPIGPERLRGYLDKAAKESKLRTTWTDHDEEFERAVAAWPGRVLDDAELAADVEAFVRRRLAAAGYVNSLGQKLVQLTGPGVPDVYQGTELWDFSLVDPDNRRAVDYGVRREILERVLAGELPEVDESGAAKLLVVHRALTLRRERPELFTGYRPLHAEGAAAEHLLAFQRGEELAVAVTRLPVGLEKSGGWRDTVLPLSEGVWTDVLTGRALGDSPAAATLFARYPVALLVRGDS encoded by the coding sequence GTGAGCGCGCCGTCGTCGACCTACCGGGTGCAGCTGCGCCCGGAGTTCACCTTCACCGACGCCGCCGGGATCGTCGACTACCTGCGCACGCTCGGCGTGGGCGCGCTGTACGCGTCGCCCGTGCTGGACGCGACGCCGGGCTCGGCCCACGGCTACGACGTGGTCGACCCGACGCGCGCCCGGCCCGAGCTTGGCGGTGAGCAGGAGCGGCGCGTGCTGGTCGCGCGGCTGAAGGACGCCGGGCTCTCGCTCGTGGTAGACATCGTGCCGAACCACATGTCGGTGGAGGTGCCGAAGGTCAACCGCTGGTGGTGGGACGTGCTGCGCCACGGCCAGGCCTCCGAGCACGCCGGCTTCTTCGACATCGACTGGAGCCGCGGCAAAGTGCTGCTGCCCGTGCTGGGCGACGACGACGCCGTGGCCGAGCTGAAGATCGAAGGCTCGGGCGAGGCCGCCGAGCTCGCCTACTACGACCACCGTTTCCCGATCGCGCCCGGCACCGCCGAAGGCACGCCGCAGGAGGTCCACGCACGCCAGAACTACGAGCTGGTCGGCTGGCGGCGCGGCAACGCCGAGCTGAACTACCGCCGGTTCTTCGACATCACGAACCTGGCGGCCGTCACGGTCGAAAAGGCCGAAGTCTTCGCGGAAACCCACGGCGAGGTGCTGCGGTGGGTGGCCGACGGTGACGTCGCCGGCCTGCGCGTGGACCACCCGGACGGCCTGGCCGACCCCGGCGGGTACCTGCGCCGGCTGCGCGAGGGCGCGCCGGGCGCGTGGCTCGTGGTGGAGAAGATCCTGCAGCCCGGCGAGGCGCTGCCGCAGAGCTGGCCCGTCGACGGCACCACGGGCTACGACGCGCTGCGCGAGATCACCGGTGTGTTCGTCGATCCCGCCGCGGAGCCGGTGTTCACGCGGCTCGCGGACGAGCTGGGCGTGCGCACCGACTACCTCGCGGTGGAGGAGGAAGCGCGGCGCCTGGTCACCGACCGCATCCTCGTGGCCGAGGTCCGCCGGATCGCCGCGCTGGTCGAAGGAATCGACACCGAAGCCGCGCGCGCCGCGGTGGCGGAGGTGATGATCGCGTTCGGGGTGTACCGCTCGTACCTGCCCGAAGGCGCGGCCGAATGGGCGCGCGCCCTCGAGCGGGCCGGTGCGCGCCGGCCCGACCTCGCCGAGGCGTTCACCGCGCTGGACGCGCAGGTCCGCGCCGACCCGCACGGTGAACTCGCCACTCGCCTGCAGCAGACGTCCGGCATGGTCGTGGCCAAGGGCACCGAGGACACGACCTTCTACCGGTTCACCCGCTTCGCGGCGCTCAACGAGGTCGGCGGCGACCCGGAGTCCTTCGGGCTCGCCCCCGCCCGGTTCCACCGGCTCGCCGAGGGCCGCGCCGCCGGCCGGCCCGCGACCATGACCACGCTGACCACCCACGACACCAAGCGCTCGGAGGACACGCGGGCCCGGCAGGCCGCGCTGTCCGAACTGGCCGGCGAGTTCGCCGACGCGGTGCGCCGCTGGACCGCGCGCGCCGGCCTCGACGAGCCGTCGCTGAACCTGCTGGCTTGGCAGACGCTCGTGGGCGCGTGGCCGATCGGCCCCGAGCGCCTGCGCGGCTACCTCGACAAGGCGGCCAAGGAGTCGAAGCTCCGCACCACCTGGACCGACCACGACGAGGAGTTCGAGCGCGCCGTCGCGGCGTGGCCCGGGCGCGTGCTGGACGACGCCGAGCTGGCCGCGGACGTCGAGGCCTTCGTCCGGCGGCGGCTGGCTGCCGCCGGGTACGTGAACTCGCTGGGCCAGAAGCTCGTGCAGCTGACCGGGCCGGGGGTGCCCGACGTGTACCAGGGCACCGAGCTGTGGGACTTCTCGCTCGTCGACCCCGACAACCGCCGCGCGGTGGACTACGGGGTGCGCCGCGAGATCCTCGAGCGCGTGCTCGCGGGTGAGCTGCCCGAGGTCGACGAAAGCGGTGCCGCGAAGCTCCTCGTGGTGCACCGCGCGCTCACCCTGCGGCGTGAGCGGCCCGAGCTGTTCACCGGGTACCGCCCGTTGCACGCCGAGGGCGCGGCGGCCGAGCACCTGCTGGCGTTCCAGCGCGGCGAGGAGCTCGCGGTCGCGGTGACACGGCTGCCGGTGGGGCTCGAGAAGTCCGGCGGCTGGCGCGACACCGTGCTGCCGCTGTCCGAAGGGGTGTGGACCGACGTCCTCACCGGCCGGGCCCTCGGCGACTCGCCGGCGGCGGCGACGCTGTTCGCCCGGTACCCGGTGGCTCTTCTGGTGCGAGGGGATTCCTGA